The sequence below is a genomic window from Sphingomonas crusticola.
GATTGCTGGTGCCGCTGTTCCTGTCGCAAAAGTTCACCCCCGCTGTTCCTTTCATCCTCGGCTATATGACCGGAGACCTGTTCCGGGCGACAGTGTCGGTAGCGATGTATGCCGCCTTCGCGCGGGCGAAATTGATCAGATATGTCGGACTGGAGGCCGGAACGCTGGGTCTGTTCGCGGCGATCATGCTGCTGCTCATCCATTTCGGGCGGAGCGACGCGCCGATGATCGCTTATCCTGCGGCCTATGGCGCCTGCGCACTGGCCGTCTGGATCGCTTATGCGGTCGGGAGCGTCAGGCGGCGTACTCTTCGGGAAAGCTCTGCGCCACCAGCCGGCGGCTGACCTTGGCGACGTCGAACACGCGCTCGAGCGTCGCGCGCCCGGCCGCCGCCATCCTCGCCGCGGCTGCAGGGTCGTCGACGATGGTGACGATCGCCCCCAGCAGGCGCGCGCCGCTGCCGGCCTCGACCGCCACCCCGATTTCGTTGTCCCTGACGAAGTCCGCATAATCTGTCGTGCTCTCGACCGCGGCGGCGATGGGCACGCCGGCGCGTAGCATGTCGATTGTCTTCGATGGGAAGGTCGGCACGTCGACACCGGTGACGGTGCAGACCAATCCCACATCGCATGCCGCCAGTAGGGAAAGATAGGATTCGCGCGGAACGCGCGGCTTGACGGCGATGTTGCCCTGGCGGCCGGCCGCTTCCGCGATCATGCCGGCGAGTGGACCCTCGCCAATGATCAGGAAGAAAAGATCGGGGCGGCTCTCGCTCGCCAGCCGCGCGGCCTCCAAGACCACGTCGAACCCGCGCCCGGCGCTCAGCTGGCCGCCATAAGCGACAATCGGGCGGTCCAGTGGAAGATCAAAGCGCCCCCGGACGGTGGCCTGATCTTCGGCAGGTGGGGGATCGGTGGGTCCCCACAGGGAGAGCTCCTCGACGCGCTGCGTCGGCTTCAGGCGGTAATGACTCTTGAGATAGCGGATGTTGGCCGGCGACATACAGCCGATCACGTCGAACATCCGCAGCAAGGACGCTTCGACCAGATAGGCGATCCGGGCGACGGCGCCGCCGGGCATCGCGCCGATCTGCTGGTGATGAAACGGAAAGAAATCGGTGACGTAGACATAAGAGCGGCAGGTGAAGCTGCGCTTCGCCCATTTGATCAGCGCTCGCTGCTGGGTCAGCGGGGCGATAACGATCATCAGATCGAAATCACGCCCGCGCATCGCGCGCCGGGCATCGCGCACCAGGGATGATGCTGCCGTCAGGAAGCGGAGGCCACGTCGGAAGATCGTTCTCCGGGGCAAAGGCGGCGGTATCAGGAACAGGACTTCCGTCCCGTTCGGCTCCCGATAATGCGCGGAGGACGTTTCGGGGCGATCGCGCCAGTCCATCGCTACCACCGTCACCTGATGGCCGTCGGTCGCCAGCTGCGCGCTGAGATCGTTGATCAGGGAGGGATCGCCGACGCTTCGGCTGTACGAACTGGTGAGAAGGATTATCCTCTTGGATCTGGCGGTCATAGCGCCCTCAGCCGCAAGCGCGGTGCGCAGGGATCAATAGTCCTTCCACACCGTCCGCCTGACATAATCGGTGTAGCTCAGGATGATGCGGAGCACCTTGGCCGAAACGTTGGGGACGGCATAATCAGCCGGCAGGCGGATCAGCCGATCCGCGCCGCGCGGTTGAGCTTCAAGGACCGCGAGCGCCTGCAGGATGCGCTCCTCGCCGAGCCCCGTCATGATTACCGCAGCCTCTTCCATCGC
It includes:
- a CDS encoding glycosyltransferase family 4 protein, with the translated sequence MTARSKRIILLTSSYSRSVGDPSLINDLSAQLATDGHQVTVVAMDWRDRPETSSAHYREPNGTEVLFLIPPPLPRRTIFRRGLRFLTAASSLVRDARRAMRGRDFDLMIVIAPLTQQRALIKWAKRSFTCRSYVYVTDFFPFHHQQIGAMPGGAVARIAYLVEASLLRMFDVIGCMSPANIRYLKSHYRLKPTQRVEELSLWGPTDPPPAEDQATVRGRFDLPLDRPIVAYGGQLSAGRGFDVVLEAARLASESRPDLFFLIIGEGPLAGMIAEAAGRQGNIAVKPRVPRESYLSLLAACDVGLVCTVTGVDVPTFPSKTIDMLRAGVPIAAAVESTTDYADFVRDNEIGVAVEAGSGARLLGAIVTIVDDPAAAARMAAAGRATLERVFDVAKVSRRLVAQSFPEEYAA